Proteins from one Ricinus communis isolate WT05 ecotype wild-type chromosome 9, ASM1957865v1, whole genome shotgun sequence genomic window:
- the LOC112536424 gene encoding stigma-specific STIG1-like protein 1: MNLLKIFLILVLVMALLLSVAALPLEQEQEDLEPEQEDLDYDLTEQSFDEETEFNSEHGFRHLLAQKKVKKARRVSCNKFPRICHAKGSPGPYCCKKKCVNVLTDRLNCGACGKKCKYNQICCNGKCVNPSFNRRHCGGCNNRCNSGEFCAFGLCNYA; the protein is encoded by the coding sequence ATGAACTTACTAAAgattttcttgattcttgttcTTGTAATGGCTCTACTCCTTTCTGTTGCTGCATTGCCACTcgaacaagaacaagaagatcTAGAACCAGAACAAGAAGATCTCGACTATGACTTGACCGAACAATCATTTGATGAagaaaccgaattcaattCTGAACATGGATTCCGTCATTTGCTTGCtcaaaagaaagtgaaaaaagCTCGTCGTGTGAGTTGTAACAAGTTTCCTAGGATCTGCCATGCCAAGGGAAGTCCGGGGCCTTATTGTTGCAAGAAGAAGTGCGTAAATGTCTTGACAGATCGCCTTAACTGTGGAGCCTGTGGAAAGAAGTGCAAATACAATCAGATTTGTTGTAATGGCAAATGCGTTAATCCATCCTTCAATAGAAGGCACTGTGGAGGTTGCAACAATAGGTGCAACAGTGGAGAGTTTTGTGCTTTTGGGCTTTGCAATTATGCATAG